A region of Nitrospinota bacterium DNA encodes the following proteins:
- a CDS encoding alpha/beta fold hydrolase, whose translation MAKKLLLALLGLIFAFTASRAVVKIMEPGFLFHPVIGLEANPGFYGMKYMDVVMQSGGGRIHGWYLPKPEAYGFIVYFHGNGGNLAHSLGFLKFIEPMKAHVLAIDYNGYGKSEGEPSIEKVAENAVSAVEWLHKGKNIPLDRIILWGWSLGAGAALEAAEKYPGVAGIILESSFVSMRRMALEIYPWMPVALVTGAFDNGQAVSTLSAPKLFIHGAQDRVIPFSHSRQLFEMALEPKAFIAAQGAGHANVYQAGGQDYFKAVEAWVYARFADSWKKPEGGKP comes from the coding sequence ATGGCCAAAAAACTTCTCCTGGCGCTCCTGGGGCTTATATTCGCTTTCACCGCCAGCCGGGCGGTTGTAAAGATCATGGAGCCCGGATTTCTTTTCCACCCCGTAATAGGCCTGGAGGCCAACCCCGGTTTTTACGGCATGAAATACATGGACGTGGTCATGCAGTCCGGCGGGGGGCGAATCCATGGCTGGTACCTGCCAAAACCGGAGGCTTACGGGTTCATCGTTTATTTTCATGGTAACGGCGGTAACCTGGCCCATAGCCTGGGGTTCTTGAAATTTATCGAACCAATGAAAGCCCACGTCCTGGCCATAGACTATAACGGGTATGGCAAAAGCGAGGGGGAGCCTTCCATCGAAAAAGTGGCTGAAAACGCCGTGTCCGCGGTGGAATGGCTTCACAAGGGGAAAAACATTCCGCTGGACCGGATAATTTTATGGGGATGGTCGTTGGGGGCTGGGGCGGCCCTGGAGGCGGCGGAAAAATACCCGGGCGTGGCGGGGATAATTCTAGAGTCATCCTTCGTTTCCATGCGGCGGATGGCGCTGGAGATATACCCATGGATGCCGGTGGCGCTGGTGACAGGCGCTTTCGACAACGGCCAGGCCGTGTCCACCCTGAGCGCCCCGAAGCTTTTTATCCATGGCGCCCAGGACAGGGTAATCCCTTTCAGCCATTCCCGCCAGCTTTTCGAAATGGCGTTAGAGCCTAAAGCCTTTATCGCGGCGCAAGGAGCGGGGCATGCCAATGTTTACCAGGCCGGGGGACAGGACTATTTTAAGGCTGTGGAAGCCTGGGTGTATGCCCGGTTCGCTGATTCGTGGAAAAAACCGGAGGGCGGGAAGCCATAA
- a CDS encoding NADP-dependent oxidoreductase produces the protein MKALVANGPGGPEVLKLADIPKPSPGSGEILVRVCACALNPVDTKIRAGYLSDSRVYPTVYGYDVSGVVESAGEGVEGFAPGDEVFYYADLSRQGAYAEYHAVRASIVHKKPTGLTHVQAAALPLAGTTAWQGLFEMAKLAFGETVLIYGAAGGVGSMAVQMAAWAGANVIAVCSGANAERVARLGANHVIDYQKASVPEAVMEITGGAGADVALETIGGDVFFESFKSIKPFGRLVFLNAFAGDAPATLFNAARLKNLSIFFELARPDLRALDFVATLAERGFIKPQVESVISMENVAEGHRRLETRHGWGKIVVEISRRKYFRH, from the coding sequence ATGAAAGCGTTGGTGGCGAACGGGCCAGGCGGGCCGGAGGTTTTGAAATTAGCCGATATTCCCAAACCTTCGCCGGGTAGCGGTGAAATACTTGTCCGGGTCTGTGCCTGCGCCTTAAATCCGGTGGACACCAAAATCCGCGCCGGGTACCTTTCCGATAGCAGGGTCTATCCAACCGTTTACGGGTATGACGTGTCCGGCGTGGTGGAATCGGCGGGTGAAGGCGTGGAGGGATTTGCCCCCGGCGACGAGGTGTTTTATTACGCAGACCTCTCCCGGCAGGGCGCATACGCGGAATATCACGCGGTTCGCGCCAGTATAGTTCATAAAAAACCGACAGGGCTGACGCACGTCCAGGCGGCGGCATTACCTTTGGCGGGAACCACGGCGTGGCAGGGGCTGTTTGAAATGGCCAAGCTGGCTTTCGGCGAGACGGTTCTTATATATGGCGCGGCGGGGGGCGTAGGCTCCATGGCGGTACAGATGGCCGCCTGGGCAGGGGCCAATGTGATAGCGGTATGCTCCGGGGCGAACGCGGAGCGGGTAGCCCGCCTGGGCGCCAATCACGTAATTGATTACCAGAAGGCCAGCGTTCCGGAAGCTGTGATGGAGATAACCGGTGGCGCCGGGGCCGACGTGGCGCTGGAAACCATCGGAGGCGATGTGTTTTTCGAAAGTTTTAAAAGCATAAAACCATTCGGCAGGCTGGTTTTCCTTAACGCCTTCGCAGGAGACGCGCCCGCCACCCTCTTTAATGCCGCCCGGTTAAAAAATCTCTCCATATTTTTCGAGCTGGCCCGGCCGGACTTGCGCGCGCTGGATTTTGTGGCGACTCTAGCCGAACGCGGTTTCATTAAACCGCAGGTGGAAAGCGTTATCTCCATGGAAAATGTGGCCGAGGGGCACCGGAGGCTGGAAACCCGCCACGGCTGGGGGAAAATAGTGGTGGAAATCTCCCGCAGAAAATACTTCAGGCATTAA
- a CDS encoding transporter, translated as MKRLVGALATFIFATTPFSAHASGFRLVETDNGGQGQAHAITASVNDAAAVYYNPAAMTDLGGYSAKVGMQFIDPRTEYTAATTEYSGQNRNESTANTTFASPHVYLVKGLGDTGWAVGFGEFTNFGLGTTWSNYSRIRYSATDTQLRTQTYNLNVAKKINDSFSAAAGISYMNTDVRYDSMYPFYLFEPGATDGYRILKGTGNGIGFNAALLFKPVKGVNVAVTYRSRIKTKVSGNMDILNFPGTMGALVGGTGGDYTSGAEVDITYPDIAVLAISYSPSERLTLEADVDYTGWSSYDKLTFTFSDPMVLSNGAPILPSTSTQTKDYKNVTAVRVGGSYKLTANGTLRAGYYFDPTPVPDETVDPRLPDADRNLVAIGYGYKAGDNFTMDISYAYLWSATRTVDNNVGAEVYSTVDGDYKTTANIFGLSVGYQF; from the coding sequence ATGAAACGACTGGTTGGAGCGTTAGCGACATTTATCTTCGCCACTACCCCATTTTCCGCCCACGCCTCGGGCTTCCGCCTGGTGGAAACGGACAACGGCGGTCAGGGCCAGGCTCATGCCATTACAGCGTCGGTGAATGACGCCGCCGCGGTTTATTACAATCCCGCCGCCATGACGGACCTGGGCGGGTACTCCGCCAAGGTGGGTATGCAGTTTATCGACCCGAGAACCGAATATACCGCCGCCACCACAGAGTATTCCGGCCAGAACAGGAACGAGTCCACCGCAAACACCACCTTCGCCTCGCCCCATGTTTACCTGGTGAAAGGTTTGGGCGACACCGGCTGGGCCGTGGGCTTCGGCGAGTTCACCAACTTCGGGCTGGGCACCACCTGGTCCAACTACAGCAGGATCCGGTACAGCGCCACAGACACACAGCTCCGCACACAGACCTATAACCTGAACGTGGCCAAGAAAATAAACGACTCGTTCTCCGCCGCCGCCGGTATCAGCTACATGAACACCGATGTGCGGTACGACTCCATGTACCCCTTCTATCTTTTCGAGCCGGGCGCCACCGACGGTTACAGGATATTGAAGGGAACCGGCAACGGCATCGGGTTCAACGCGGCCCTGCTGTTCAAGCCGGTGAAAGGCGTAAACGTGGCGGTCACCTACCGTTCGCGCATCAAGACAAAGGTGAGCGGCAATATGGACATCCTTAATTTCCCCGGAACCATGGGGGCGCTGGTGGGCGGTACCGGCGGGGATTACACCAGCGGCGCCGAGGTGGACATCACCTACCCGGACATCGCGGTGCTGGCCATTTCATACAGCCCCTCCGAGCGGTTGACGCTGGAGGCGGATGTGGACTACACCGGCTGGTCTTCTTATGACAAGCTGACGTTCACCTTCAGCGATCCGATGGTGTTGTCCAATGGAGCGCCGATCCTGCCTTCCACTTCCACGCAGACCAAGGATTACAAGAACGTGACCGCCGTGCGCGTGGGCGGCTCATACAAGCTCACCGCCAATGGCACGTTGCGCGCCGGGTATTATTTCGACCCCACGCCGGTTCCGGATGAAACCGTTGACCCGCGTCTGCCGGACGCAGACAGGAACCTGGTGGCCATCGGTTATGGTTACAAGGCGGGTGACAACTTCACCATGGACATTTCATACGCCTATCTGTGGTCCGCCACCAGGACGGTGGACAACAACGTGGGCGCGGAGGTGTACTCCACCGTGGATGGGGATTACAAGACCACCGCCAACATCTTCGGTCTGTCGGTGGGCTACCAGTTCTAG